A window of the Branchiostoma floridae strain S238N-H82 chromosome 12, Bfl_VNyyK, whole genome shotgun sequence genome harbors these coding sequences:
- the LOC118427561 gene encoding type I iodothyronine deiodinase-like, whose product MVKQIMSDFAAVADFVVVYVAEAHPTDGWAISGHLSMDIKQHRSLEERLAAAEMLALHDIPCPILVDTMDNAAARAYAAIPDRLYIVLDGVCVYKGEQGPNGYHPEEVRDWLQKFSG is encoded by the exons ATGGTCAAGCAGATCATGTCAGACTTCGCCGCCGTGGCCGACTTCGTGGTGGTGTACGTGGCCGAGGCGCACCCCACGGATGGCTGGGCCATAAGTGGACATCTGTCGATGGACATCAAGCAGCACCGGAGTCTGGAGGAGAGACTGGCGGCGGCGGAGATGCTGGCTCTGCACGACATCCCCTGTCCCATCCTGGTGGACACCATGGACAACGCCGCCGCGCGGGCCTACGCAGCGATCCCGGACAG GTTGTACATCGTGTTGGACGGAGTGTGTGTTTACAAGGGCGAGCAGGGTCCGAATGGCTACCACCCGGAGGAAGTGCGTGACTGGCTGCAGAAATTCTCTGGATAA
- the LOC118427146 gene encoding serine-rich adhesin for platelets-like, translated as MEEHHCGVGLALSWRQSAPCVGLADCQVNNGGCQHTCVGDPAGHRCLCLLGYSLRDDNHTCIEDDGLPSVALLFSSDAGAYWLRHDLPDVPADVSISLGTLVSGMRILAMDINYAGKMLFYTTEVGDGTQQIYRRSLINPNNAPLLIYSRGRNIEGIAVDWVASNVYWAERSHGNIQVSRLDGSFRKAIVSGLHQPLGVAVHPREGLLIWTESGTTPRVARATLAGTDTRTLVSGFNVNQPKGLAIDFLEDRVYWLDGFHGTVQSCDVDGGNVVSYPPIGNADLSGITIYKDYVLMTDGDNQRLIIGLRQHDGQFVVHRTVSGLGTRPHNIQMYDGNEQLSHPGPCDEDNGGCGDLCLPVPSGRVCACGEGRYLQMDGYNCGLNVPVTVPVTMTPQAPVVTTTTKEPTTTSTQSLSTVTSTTPQRSTTQQPSTTTSTTRLHSTTTSTTRQPSTTTSTTRQPSTTTSTTRQPSTSTSTTQQPSTTTSTTRQPSTTTSTTRQPSTTTSTTRQPSTTTSTTQQPSTATSTTRQPSTTTSTTRQPSTTTSTTHAAREILQVEGSVNLPGYVNYDPGAQHWEFRAVDKWGRTTICSFDVTISDSNPPTIHDCPNNITMVTATDGVTVTWDAPTAVDNSGRDVTVTVSKDPGSSFFFADQEHAVTYTARDIAGNTATCNFWVILKSTSSTCPEDDLPTVTNGFFGACSVSAGVKTCPVVCNDSGLSPSSRRIRCQPDGRWESGVYVCNRGRLPLSVSSSASFSISLAPCRNDDGFLHVVTSNMVDHFGRTGVCWYASQNSVPLCEFSSDGTFPNIRVSCRQNNSRRRRDLTDVSWLTSREISESVIHLTSENLSNQALSDVGGSPLKNAKPTKHTVENIVISNPAGNAQRGRMAREVGGIDVLLKMKINMAAGDLSSVQHAEERLQRVIDGVRGRVSSGDVVVRVNDVTYTADSESFSSTEVTVDCPLDTEKQGNLCAQTMPEAASGLSSTALIGIGAVSAACLVVVIGVGVWCKKKRSQMPMPRRNSHLITIHNPAFDDPIYDVINDKPVHMAPVVRIPSDGLKDVGNDYCENPGPLQNDGGYEIPSVPAFRKAPSNTFMMNSSQSQGRPQEEDGDHDYSYPAKESGPYQDLAGSFQRHHEYQSLAGVGQRSRHPGNDERANHQRQPNIVPVAAGSAYNTTNNSQMLTFNYGH; from the exons ATGGAGGAACACCACTGTGGTGTCGGACTTGCCCTCTCGTGGAGACAGAGTGCCCCTTGTGTCGGCCTTG CTGACTGTCAGGTAAACAATGGCGGCTGTCAGCACACCTGTGTAGGAGACCCAGCCGGGCACAGGTGTCTGTGTCTTCTGGGGTATTCTCTGAGAGACGACAATCACACCTGTATCGAAG ATGATGGTCTACCGTCAGTGGCCCTCCTGTTTTCCAGTGATGCTGGAGCTTACTGGCTGCGCCATGACTTACCTGACGTTCCAGCTGACGTTTCCATATCACTTGGAACTCTGGTTTCCGGTATGCGAATCTTGGCCATGGACATCAACTACGCAG GAAAGATGTTATTCTACACCACAGAGGTGGGAGACGGTACTCAGCAGATCTACAG ACGATCCTTGATCAATCCAAATAATGCGCCACTTCTCATATACTCAAGAGGGAGGAATATTGAAG GGATCGCTGTTGATTGGGTGGCGTCAAACGTCTACTGGGCAGAACGGTCGCACGGGAACATACAAGTGTCCAGGCTGGATGGCAGTTTCAGAAAGGCCATTGTGTCAGGACTGCACCAACCGTTGGGCGTTGCTGTACATCCACGTGAAGG GTTGCTTATCTGGACTGAGTCTGGAACAACTCCTAGAGTAGCGAGGGCAACATTGGCCGGTACTGACACCAGAACCTTAGTCTCTGGCTTCAATGTCAATCAGCCCAAGGGTTTGGCTATTGACTTCTTGGAAGACAG GGTTTACTGGCTGGATGGTTTCCATGGTACCGTCCAATCATGTGACGTGGATGGCGGAAACGTAGTTTCTTATCCGCCAATCGGCAACGCAGATCTTTCTGGAATAACAATCTACAAG GATTACGTTTTGATGACGGACGGTGACAACCAGCGTCTGATCATAGGACTGCGTCAACATGACGGACAGTTCGTCGTTCACAGGACAGTTTCCGGCCTGGGAACGAGACCGCACAACATCCAGATGTACGACGGCAACGAGCAGCTCTCTCATCCAG GACCGTGTGATGAAGACAATGGTGGCTGTGGGGATCTTTGTCTGCCGGTCCCGAGTGGAAGAGTCTGTGCCTGTGGGGAAGGGCGCTATCTACAAATGGACGGTTATAACTGTGGACTAAACGTGCCGGTTACTGTGCCAGTAACAATGACACCACAAGCACCAGTTGTAACCACCACTACGAAAGAACCAACGACTACAAGTACACAGAGTCTATCCACTGTTACCTCCACTACACCACAGCGCTCTACTACGCAACAACCCTCCACCACCACCTCCACTACACGACTTCATTCCACCACCACCTCTACTACACGACAACCCTCCACCACCACCTCTACTACACGACAACCCTCCACCACCACCTCTACTACACGACAACCCTCCACCAGTACCTCTACTACGCAGCAACCCTCCACCACTACCTCTACTACACGACAACCCTCCACCACCACCTCTACTACACGACAACCCTCCACCACCACATCTACTACACGACAACCCTCCACCACTACCTCTACTACGCAGCAACCCTCCACCGCCACCTCTACTACACGACAACCCTCCACCACCACCTCTACTACACGACAACCTTCCACCACCACATCTACTACGCA TGCAGCCCGGGAAATACTCCAGGTGGAAGGAAGTGTGAATTTGCCGGGCTATGTGAATTACGATCCAGGGGCACAACACTGGGAGTTTCGGGCAGTGGACAAATGGGGAAGAACAACGATATGCTCCTTCGATGTCACCATATCAG ATTCCAATCCACCAACCATACACGACTGCCCAAAcaacatcaccatggtaacggcTACCGATGGCGTCACAGTCACGTGGGATGCACCCACAGCCGTGGACAACTCTGGTCGTGACGTCACTGTAACCGTCAGCAAAGACCCCGGATCGAGTTTTTTCTTCGCAGACCAGGAGCATGCAGTGACGTACACAGCAAGGGACATTGCTGGAAACACAGCAACTTGCAATTTCTGGGTCATACTAAAAA GTACTTCTTCGACCTGTCCTGAAGACGATCTACCGACTGTCACAAACGGTTTCTTCGGTGCATGTTCCGTCTCAGCCGGCGTGAAAACATGTCCTGTCGTCTGCAACGACTCCGGTTTGAGTCCGTCCTCACGCAGGATCCGGTGCCAACCGGATGGACGGTGGGAGAGCGGGGTTTATGTTTGTAACA GAGGGCGTTTGCCTCTAAGCGTCTCAAGCTCGGCCAGCTTCAGCATCTCTCTTGCGCCCTGTCGCAATGACGACGGGTTCTTACACGTTGTCACTTCTAACATGGTGGACCACTTCGGCCGAACGGGCGTTTGTTGGTACGCGAGCCAAAACTCTGTGCCCCTCTGTGAGTTCAGTAGTGACGGGACCTTCCCAAACATCAGAGTCTCGTGTCGTCAGAACAACTCTCGCAGGCGGCGAGATTTGACGGACGTGAGTTGGCTCACTTCTCGCGAGATTTCTGAATCTGTCATTCATCTGACGTCAGAAAATTTGTCCAATCAGGCTCTCAGTGATGTTGGAGGTTCACCTCTCAAAAATGCTAAACCAACCAAACACACGGTTGAGAATATTGTTATCAGTAACCCAGCAGGAAATGCGCAAAGAGGCAGAATGGCAAGAGAGGTAGGAGGAATTGACGTTTTGCTGAAGATGAAAATCAACATGGCGGCGGGCGACCTCAGTAGTGTTCAGCATGCCGAGGAACGACTGCAAAGAGTCATCGATGGCGTCAGGGGAAGAGTGTCTTCAGGTGACGTAGTCGTCCGTGTCAATGACGTCACCTACACGGCTGATTCCGAGTCGTTCTCGTCTACAGAAGTGACTGTAGATTGTCCACTAGATACCGAGAAGCAGGGAAACTTATGCG CTCAGACCATGCCTGAGGCAGCTAGTGGTCTGTCTAGCACCGCTTTGATTGGGATTGGAGCTGTTAGTGCCGCCTGTCTAGTTGTCGTAATCGGTGTGGGAGTCTGGTGTAAAAAGAAGAGGTCACAGATGCCGATGCCGAGACGAAACTCGCATCTCATCACCATTCACAACCCCGCCTTCGACGACCCAATATATGACG TGATAAATGACAAGCCAGTGCATATGGCACCTGTTGTGCGAATTCCCTCCGATGGACTGAAGGACGTAGGAAACGATTACTGTGAAAATCCCGGGCCACTACAAAACGATGGCGGCTATGAGATTCCCTCAGTCCCAGCTTTCAGAAAAGCGCCATCTAACACCTTTATGATGAACAGCAGCCAGAGTCAAGGCCGTCCACAGGAGGAGGATGGCGACCACGATTACAG CTATCCCGCCAAGGAGAGCGGACCGTACCAGGACCTTGCTGGCTCGTTTCAGCGCCATCACGAGTACCAGAGTCTGGCTGgggtgggtcaaaggtcacgacATCCTGGGAACGACGAGCGAGCCAATCACCAGCGTCAGCCTAACATCGTTCCCGTGGCAGCAGGGTCAGCATACAACACGACAAACAACAGCCAGATGTTGACGTTCAACTATGGACACTAA
- the LOC118427560 gene encoding UDP-glucuronosyltransferase 2C1-like — MSTGFQLFLAVVAILSQHVQAADILVATSNYGSPWMSVAKIAEALAARGHVVTVLAHASQKSDLMRKWPTLLYETFGDPEKPPSIEKLAKSLPQEMVFSSRGILDTLTVGSTLLSALLDLSEEMLSDNQLLKKLKTSHYDVLLTYGSTSCGPLVAQYLDLPLVCTMRSLATGQDIRATGVPNPLAYVPTMASELTDRMTFLQRAKNVLVYFACSIVGQLLFDKGFDDFAKRTIGDNFTTSAALARTDVWLYQSDLMFDFPKPMMPNMVSIAGHMAEDVKSLSEELETFVQSSGDNGVVLVTFGSMIAAMPAELADMLAAAFARLPQKVVWRYPGTPPPSLGPNTKTMEWVPQNDLLAHPKTKAFVSHCGYNGVAEAMYHGVPLVGMPLVNDAHDNIARMVARGMAVSLDIHTVTSEEVYRAITTVILDPSYKEKANKISTLLRDQPQSPMERAVWWIEHVIKHGGLPHLRSRAPELPFYQYYLLDVIALIVAVISAVLLSCWKCCSFACGMCKRGNTYTKKKIN; from the exons ATGTCGACTGGTTTCCAACTGTTCCTGGCGGTTGTCGCCATCTTGTCTCAACATGTCCAAGCCGCCGACATCCTCGTGGCTACATCAAACTACGGCAGCCCCTGGATGAGCGTGGCAAAGATTGCCGAAGCCTTGGCCGCCCGAGGACACGTCGTCACCGTGTTGGCCCATGCTAGTCAGAAGAGCGACCTGATGCGGAAATGGCCGACCTTGCTGTACGAAACATTCGGAGATCCCGAAAAACCACCGTCGATTGAGAAATTGGCAAAATCTCTGCCTCAAGAGATG GTATTTTCTTCACGTGGGATACTCGATACCCTAACGGTTGGCAGTACTTTGCTTTCTGCTTTGTTGGACCTCAGTGAAGAGATGTTGAGTGACAATCAGCTACTGAAAAAACTGAAGACCAGCCACTATGACGTTCTCCTGACGTATGGTAGTACCTCATGCGGACCCCTGGTGGCCCAGTACTTGGACCTGCCTCTAGTATGCACAATGAGGTCGTTGGCTACGGGACAAG acatccGAGCCACCGGTGTCCCCAATCCTCTTGCTTACGTGCCAACAATGGCATCGGAATTGACAGATCGAATGACATTCTTACAAAGAGCGAAGAACGTGTTGGTTTACTTCGCATGTTCTATTGTGGGCCAGCTACTTTTCGATAAAGGTTTTGACGACTTTGCAAAAAG AACCATTGGCGACAACTTCACAACGTCTGCTGCCTTGGCAAGAACCGACGTGTGGCTCTACCAATCAGATCTCATGTTCGACTTTCCTAAACCCATGATGCCAAATATGGTCAGCATAGCAGGTCACATGGCTGAGGATGTCAAGTCACTCAGCGAG GAGCTGGAGACGTTTGTGCAGAGTTCTGGAGATAACGGTGTTGTGCTTGTAACGTTCGGCTCCATGATAGCAGCTATGCCTGCGGAGCTAGCCGACATGCTGGCCGCTGCTTTTGCCCGTCTGCCGCAGAAGGTTGTGTGGCGTTACCCCGGAACGCCACCTCCAAGTCTGGGGCCAAACACCAAGACCATGGAGTGGGTGCCTCAAAACGACTTACTAG CTCATCCCAAGACAAAGGCGTTTGTATCACATTGTGGCTACAACGGAGTAGCGGAGGCCATGTACCACGGGGTGCCCCTGGTTGGCATGCCTCTCGTAAATGATGCCCATGACAACATTGCCCGGATGGTGGCCCGTGGGATGGCGGTGTCATTGGACATCCATACGGTGACGTCAGAGGAGGTTTACCGGGCTATTACTACCGTTATTTTGGATCCTAG CTACAAGGAGAAAGCCAACAAGATCTCCACGCTTCTTCGTGACCAACCACAGTCGCCCATGGAGCGGGCAGTTTGGTGGATagaacacgtcatcaaacatggcggcctCCCCCATCTCAGGTCAAGGGCACCCGAACTCCCCTTCTACCAGTACTACCTGCTAGACGTTATTGCCCTGATTGTTGCAGTTATATCTGCTGTATTGTTGTCTTGTTGGAAGTGCTGTTCGTTTGCATGTGGCATGTGCAAAAGGGGTAACACCTACaccaaaaagaaaattaacTGA